Proteins encoded by one window of Hafnia alvei:
- a CDS encoding ChaN family lipoprotein: protein MSTLFSLKSLIILATLALSACSQPTLTRPSRASALNDVNTLGTIIDLHNGETLTSQELLTRVAPQPRLIVGEKHDNAQHHLIEMWLIKNLPQQRPQGSVLLEMLTIDQQPRVDQLKKWLKDDPMVREGRIQTLINWQQGWPWEMYHGVVMQTLRAPYPLLVANLSREQVQSLYKNPQLPAGKISTAPQVQNAIRETIVTMHDGKIEPAQLKAMLAIQQQRDRFMAQQLLAAPAPAMLIAGGYHAAKTMGVPLHMQDLAPSSRPIVLMLAETGMNITLAQADYVWYVPQPKTEQ, encoded by the coding sequence ATGAGCACACTATTTAGCCTTAAGTCTCTGATTATATTAGCCACATTAGCACTCAGTGCATGCAGCCAACCAACATTGACTCGACCATCACGCGCATCCGCGTTGAACGATGTAAACACCTTGGGCACCATCATCGATTTGCACAACGGTGAAACCCTAACCAGCCAGGAGTTACTCACGCGTGTCGCGCCGCAGCCACGGCTTATCGTCGGAGAAAAACACGATAACGCGCAGCATCACCTGATTGAAATGTGGTTGATCAAAAATCTTCCGCAACAGCGCCCACAGGGCAGCGTACTGCTAGAAATGCTGACCATCGATCAACAGCCACGCGTCGATCAGCTCAAAAAATGGTTAAAAGACGATCCGATGGTGCGCGAAGGTCGTATTCAGACCTTGATAAACTGGCAACAAGGCTGGCCTTGGGAGATGTATCACGGCGTCGTGATGCAAACCTTGCGTGCCCCTTACCCTCTACTGGTAGCGAATCTCTCCCGCGAACAGGTGCAGTCTTTATATAAAAACCCACAGCTTCCCGCTGGAAAAATCTCCACCGCGCCACAGGTACAAAACGCGATTCGTGAAACCATCGTCACGATGCACGATGGGAAAATCGAACCCGCGCAGTTAAAAGCGATGCTCGCCATTCAACAGCAGCGCGATCGGTTTATGGCGCAGCAGCTTCTTGCAGCTCCAGCGCCAGCCATGCTGATTGCCGGTGGCTACCACGCAGCAAAAACCATGGGCGTTCCGCTGCATATGCAAGATCTCGCCCCCTCATCACGCCCGATCGTTTTGATGCTGGCAGAGACAGGTATGAATATTACCTTGGCGCAGGCTGATTACGTTTGGTACGTCCCTCAGCCAAAAACTGAGCAGTAA
- a CDS encoding PTS transporter subunit EIIC: MSRIRQRTLESMQKFSRAMIGAVLFLPVIGLILALSSILTNPTLISETSFLHQLGQLLGDTFWPLFGNLGLLFCVGISYGLAKDKKTEVALVSVMCFIMFLGANHSWLEYTHGIANKINGEYYGTGQTQILGFVVVDMGIFLGIILGCTIAWVHNKVSQIELPGALSMYGGAKLTLIAMTPVVIIYAMAFTWFWPFMTHGIAALTGFMKNAGVAGVFVYGFFEKFLIPTGLHHFVWSPFQLTQIGGSLTVDGQTVSGTQAIFLAYMRHPDLTPMMNDALRFSQQGMTTIFGLSGAALAFYHTAKPEKKMLAKAVLLPAIITSILTGITEPIEFTFLFISPLLWVIHATLTAASQAICDLLQVRPWGASGLIEFLAYNLPLPVSLTRWPLYIVIGIGQFIAYYVIFRTVVVKLKLKTPGREDDDDVKLYNKKDYQEKIQQEKKNTGSQADEIIKGLGGKHNIISVDNCFTRLRVAIHDLTIVDDAALKATGANGVVRNSNEVQVIYGVKVGQVRSKVDTWLANN, translated from the coding sequence ATGTCTAGAATACGGCAACGTACTCTGGAGAGTATGCAAAAATTCTCTAGGGCGATGATCGGTGCAGTGCTGTTTTTGCCAGTCATAGGTTTAATTCTGGCATTAAGTTCAATTTTAACCAACCCAACGCTTATTTCTGAAACTAGCTTTCTTCATCAACTTGGTCAGCTATTAGGAGACACCTTCTGGCCACTGTTTGGTAATCTTGGTTTACTCTTTTGTGTCGGTATTAGCTATGGATTAGCAAAGGACAAAAAAACAGAAGTCGCCTTAGTTTCCGTTATGTGCTTCATTATGTTTTTAGGTGCCAACCACTCTTGGTTGGAGTATACCCACGGCATTGCCAATAAAATAAACGGTGAATATTACGGAACAGGACAAACTCAAATATTAGGGTTTGTGGTTGTTGATATGGGGATATTCCTCGGTATTATTCTTGGCTGCACCATTGCATGGGTACATAATAAAGTCTCGCAAATAGAGCTCCCTGGCGCGTTATCTATGTATGGCGGCGCAAAGCTAACGCTTATCGCCATGACGCCGGTTGTTATTATCTACGCCATGGCTTTCACTTGGTTCTGGCCATTTATGACTCACGGCATTGCGGCGTTAACCGGCTTTATGAAAAACGCAGGCGTTGCTGGAGTATTTGTTTATGGTTTCTTCGAGAAATTTTTAATCCCTACCGGCCTACACCATTTCGTGTGGTCGCCTTTCCAACTTACGCAAATCGGCGGTTCGCTGACGGTCGATGGGCAGACGGTTTCTGGCACTCAGGCCATCTTCCTTGCGTATATGCGCCATCCCGATTTAACACCGATGATGAACGATGCTCTGCGTTTCTCCCAGCAAGGTATGACCACTATTTTCGGCCTGTCTGGCGCTGCACTGGCGTTTTATCACACCGCGAAGCCAGAAAAGAAAATGCTCGCGAAAGCCGTTTTATTACCGGCTATTATTACCTCAATTCTGACCGGAATTACTGAGCCTATTGAGTTTACATTCCTATTTATCTCACCGCTTCTGTGGGTTATTCACGCCACATTAACCGCAGCATCACAGGCTATTTGCGATCTGCTACAGGTGAGGCCATGGGGAGCATCTGGCTTAATTGAGTTTTTAGCCTATAACCTACCACTACCCGTTTCGCTGACACGCTGGCCACTTTATATCGTGATTGGCATTGGACAGTTTATTGCTTATTACGTGATATTCCGCACCGTGGTCGTGAAATTAAAGCTTAAAACACCGGGTCGCGAAGACGATGATGATGTGAAGCTGTATAACAAAAAAGATTATCAAGAAAAAATTCAGCAGGAAAAGAAAAATACGGGCTCACAGGCCGATGAAATTATTAAAGGACTCGGTGGAAAACATAACATTATTTCTGTCGATAATTGCTTTACCCGTTTACGCGTTGCTATTCATGATTTAACTATCGTCGATGACGCTGCTTTAAAAGCAACCGGTGCGAATGGCGTGGTGCGTAATAGCAATGAAGTTCAAGTTATTTACGGTGTCAAAGTTGGACAAGTACGCTCGAAAGTTGATACCTGGCTGGCTAATAATTAA
- a CDS encoding MurR/RpiR family transcriptional regulator, whose product MDIQNLFRNIKLSNIEIGVLQYIQANPELCIQQGIRSVAEKCCSNPSSLVRLAKKLEFSGWLEMVYFIKFNITLPKLDVTNDVDFMNIQPPEKVDILLEKLQNERILIHGSGFSQLIAQYIYNKFLVTGVNASLALWPDYEILEQKNANKFDSIWLISKSGRSSSALSWVKALENKNINLVCFTGDHQSPLAQAANLSFIIHDPQKYDDDIYWSNPFFGYCILGFEHLLKLWFMQKK is encoded by the coding sequence ATGGATATTCAAAATCTATTTCGTAACATTAAACTGAGTAATATTGAGATCGGTGTGCTTCAATATATACAGGCCAATCCTGAGTTATGTATTCAACAAGGGATACGCAGCGTGGCGGAGAAGTGCTGTAGCAATCCCTCATCTTTGGTTCGGTTAGCCAAAAAGCTTGAGTTTAGCGGCTGGCTTGAGATGGTTTACTTTATTAAGTTTAACATTACGCTACCGAAGCTCGATGTTACCAACGATGTTGATTTTATGAATATTCAGCCGCCGGAGAAAGTGGATATTCTGCTAGAAAAACTACAAAACGAACGGATTCTGATCCACGGTAGCGGCTTCTCGCAGCTTATTGCTCAATATATTTATAATAAGTTTTTAGTCACCGGCGTCAACGCCAGCTTAGCGCTATGGCCAGACTATGAAATTCTGGAACAAAAAAACGCCAATAAGTTTGATTCGATATGGCTAATCTCTAAATCGGGCCGGAGTTCATCCGCATTAAGCTGGGTAAAGGCACTAGAGAACAAAAATATCAACCTTGTTTGTTTTACCGGCGACCATCAAAGTCCGTTAGCGCAGGCTGCTAACCTGTCATTTATTATTCACGATCCACAAAAATATGATGATGATATTTATTGGTCTAATCCGTTCTTTGGCTACTGTATTCTCGGCTTTGAACATCTTCTGAAACTGTGGTTTATGCAGAAGAAATAA
- a CDS encoding YnfA family protein, which translates to MLIVKTFLLFSLTAIAEIVGCYLPYLVLKQHKPLWLLLPAALSLVVFAWLLTLHPTAAGRTYAAYGGVYIGVALLWLRFVDGVELTRWDMVGACVALIGMAVIVLQPS; encoded by the coding sequence ATGCTAATTGTTAAAACATTCTTATTATTTAGCCTGACGGCGATCGCAGAGATCGTTGGGTGCTATTTGCCTTATTTAGTTTTGAAGCAACATAAGCCGCTATGGTTATTGCTGCCAGCTGCGTTGAGCTTGGTTGTTTTTGCTTGGTTACTGACACTACATCCCACTGCGGCGGGTCGAACCTATGCGGCCTACGGTGGAGTATACATTGGCGTTGCGTTGCTTTGGCTACGCTTTGTTGACGGTGTTGAATTAACCCGCTGGGATATGGTTGGTGCCTGCGTTGCGCTGATAGGTATGGCGGTAATTGTGTTGCAGCCTTCGTAA
- a CDS encoding TonB-dependent receptor domain-containing protein, producing the protein MKLNKIAGVIGSGMLLLSASSYAQQASEESSGEKKGSAVFSPLNVSAGKITSEQEALEKTGAVSSRDTNKNLESLDATLRSMPGTYTQIDPGQGSVSVNIRGMSGFGRVNTMVDGITQSFYGTSTSGTAVHGSTNSQAGVLIDPNFLVGVDVTRGDSSGSSGVNALAGSANLRTIGVDDVVFAGNPFGVRSRFSVGSNGIGRSGMIAAAGKTDAFTDTGSFGAMAAISGSSVYSNFNNGDGINSEEFGYDEFMKQNPKSQLYKMDIKPNEFNSFELSARTYQNKFSRRDITSDDYYIKYHYTPFSELIDFNVTASTSRSDQKYQDGSLYTFYSTSARNRSNALDVNNTSRFTLGNNDLAFTIGSKLMRTRYDKLIKSNAGDPQSSQESIENNPFAPSGDQDISALYTGLEIKRGIYQANFNLNYTQNKISGFKPACDPRVICVPQGEYNVDQKESGYNPSVELSAQVTPWLQPFVSYSKSMRAPNIQEMFFSNSGGASMNPFLKPESAETYQAGFNIKAHSLLVDEDLLRLKALVYRSKIKNYIFSESYLVCTNGRKCNMTEVNGNDWADVSDYTDNMYIYVNSQSLVRAHGFELEMDYDAGYAFARLAYSQQHTDQPTSIASTYFGAGDITELPRKYMTLDTGVRFLDNSLTVGSIIKYTGKSRRLSPNFDFDEKTGAVVKEDLPQIPTIIDLYSTYEINRNVMLKLSVQNLMNKNYSEALNKLNMMPIQGDDSTAANTARGRTYIFGGEIRF; encoded by the coding sequence ATGAAACTCAATAAAATAGCCGGCGTGATCGGCTCGGGCATGCTATTGCTCAGCGCAAGCAGTTACGCACAACAAGCCAGTGAAGAAAGCAGCGGAGAAAAAAAAGGCTCAGCGGTATTTTCTCCACTTAATGTCTCGGCCGGTAAAATAACCAGCGAGCAAGAAGCCTTGGAAAAAACAGGGGCCGTCAGCTCACGCGACACCAATAAAAACTTGGAATCTCTCGACGCAACGTTACGCAGCATGCCCGGGACCTATACCCAAATCGATCCCGGCCAAGGCTCGGTTAGCGTGAATATTCGTGGGATGAGCGGTTTTGGCCGCGTAAACACCATGGTCGATGGCATTACGCAAAGCTTTTACGGCACCTCGACCTCCGGCACCGCCGTGCACGGCTCTACCAACAGTCAGGCTGGCGTGCTTATCGACCCCAACTTCCTCGTTGGCGTTGACGTGACTCGCGGCGACAGCAGCGGTTCCTCTGGGGTAAACGCCCTAGCGGGCAGTGCCAATCTGCGCACGATTGGCGTTGATGACGTGGTGTTTGCTGGGAATCCTTTTGGCGTGCGCTCACGCTTTTCCGTCGGTAGCAACGGCATTGGCCGCAGCGGAATGATAGCCGCCGCAGGCAAAACCGATGCTTTTACGGATACCGGCAGTTTTGGTGCCATGGCCGCCATCAGCGGCAGCTCGGTCTATTCCAACTTTAACAACGGCGATGGAATTAATAGCGAAGAGTTCGGCTATGACGAATTCATGAAGCAGAATCCAAAGTCACAGCTGTATAAAATGGATATCAAACCGAATGAGTTTAATAGCTTTGAACTCTCCGCCCGAACTTATCAAAATAAGTTTTCACGCCGCGACATCACCAGCGACGATTATTACATCAAGTATCACTACACGCCGTTCTCTGAATTAATTGATTTCAACGTCACGGCCAGTACCAGCCGCAGCGACCAAAAATATCAAGACGGATCGTTGTACACGTTTTATAGCACGTCAGCGCGTAACCGTTCTAATGCGCTGGATGTGAATAACACCAGCCGCTTCACGCTCGGTAATAACGATCTGGCTTTTACCATCGGCAGCAAACTGATGCGTACCCGCTATGACAAACTGATCAAATCCAACGCGGGTGATCCACAGTCTTCGCAAGAATCAATTGAAAACAATCCTTTTGCCCCGTCGGGCGATCAAGATATTTCAGCGCTGTATACCGGGCTTGAAATCAAGCGCGGAATTTATCAAGCTAATTTTAATCTTAACTACACTCAGAATAAGATCAGCGGTTTCAAACCCGCCTGCGATCCGCGAGTTATCTGTGTTCCACAGGGGGAATACAATGTTGATCAAAAAGAGAGTGGTTATAATCCTTCAGTAGAACTCTCTGCACAGGTAACACCGTGGCTCCAGCCGTTCGTAAGCTACAGCAAATCAATGCGTGCACCCAATATTCAGGAGATGTTTTTCTCTAACTCCGGCGGTGCATCAATGAACCCGTTCTTAAAACCAGAAAGTGCCGAAACCTATCAGGCCGGTTTTAATATTAAGGCGCACAGCCTATTGGTTGATGAAGATTTACTGCGCTTAAAAGCCTTGGTCTATCGTAGCAAGATTAAAAACTACATATTCAGTGAGTCATATTTAGTCTGCACCAACGGTCGTAAATGCAATATGACTGAAGTTAACGGCAATGACTGGGCTGACGTTAGCGACTACACCGACAATATGTACATCTACGTGAACTCCCAATCACTGGTACGAGCTCACGGTTTTGAATTAGAAATGGATTACGACGCGGGCTACGCGTTTGCACGTTTGGCTTATAGCCAGCAACACACCGACCAACCAACGTCGATTGCCAGCACCTATTTTGGCGCGGGGGATATTACCGAGCTGCCAAGAAAATATATGACGCTCGATACTGGTGTCAGATTCCTAGACAATTCATTAACCGTTGGCAGCATTATTAAATACACCGGAAAATCACGTCGCTTATCACCTAATTTTGATTTTGACGAGAAAACCGGCGCGGTGGTGAAGGAAGACCTCCCACAGATCCCAACCATCATCGATCTCTACAGCACTTATGAGATCAACCGCAACGTGATGCTTAAACTCAGCGTACAAAACCTGATGAATAAAAACTATTCTGAAGCATTGAACAAGCTCAATATGATGCCAATACAGGGTGATGACAGCACGGCGGCCAATACGGCTCGAGGCAGAACTTATATTTTTGGTGGGGAAATTCGCTTCTAA
- a CDS encoding glycoside hydrolase, producing the protein MKLTVLGGGGVRSAFLAKSLAYNAHRIGLKQVVFLDNSAQNLTIFGEIARYIFNTIRPDIEFSLTTEPVSALQDANYVITTLRVGGDESRIHDERIALDHNTLGQETTGAGGFAMAMRSIPAILDYCKLIEEHAAPDAILFNFTNPSGLVTEAIIKSGFKRRVYGICDAPSELIRELPDILNCDESELQVECYGLNHFSWFTHFTVGGEDVTEQLVNSPELYKKTAMQYFSPELVRLCDNQLLNEYLYYYYYKEEALKAIQDSGETRGEQIARINHDMREELSRIDVKENPATAFDIWMKHYLRRENSYMQNESQQEKFHTREPLTLQQFIEEPDSGGYAGVALDILEAVNSNTTKRIVVSLSNNDTLDFLHPDDVIEISCDLSKEGLKPVKPIHVPEAQKNMISCVKEYERLAVQAILTQDRTLAVKALMAHPLVGSWSLARKLVSAYLQGPQFKNWH; encoded by the coding sequence ATGAAACTAACAGTATTAGGTGGCGGCGGAGTACGCTCCGCATTTCTGGCAAAATCTCTGGCTTATAATGCCCACCGTATCGGATTAAAACAGGTCGTCTTTCTGGATAATTCAGCTCAGAACTTAACCATCTTTGGCGAAATTGCGCGTTATATATTTAATACTATTCGCCCTGATATTGAATTTAGCTTAACCACCGAGCCTGTATCAGCCTTACAAGACGCCAACTATGTGATTACCACACTGCGCGTCGGTGGCGATGAAAGCCGTATACATGACGAACGTATTGCGCTGGACCACAATACCTTAGGGCAAGAAACCACCGGTGCAGGCGGCTTTGCCATGGCCATGCGCTCTATTCCCGCTATTTTGGACTACTGCAAATTAATCGAAGAACATGCGGCACCCGATGCCATCTTATTTAACTTTACCAATCCATCAGGCTTAGTCACCGAAGCGATTATCAAATCTGGCTTTAAACGCCGCGTTTACGGTATCTGCGATGCACCATCAGAGCTGATTCGTGAACTACCTGACATTCTTAACTGCGACGAAAGTGAACTGCAGGTTGAGTGCTATGGACTCAATCATTTCTCTTGGTTCACGCATTTTACCGTGGGCGGAGAGGATGTAACCGAACAATTGGTTAATTCGCCTGAGCTGTATAAAAAAACGGCCATGCAATACTTCTCACCAGAATTAGTTCGTCTGTGTGATAACCAGCTATTAAATGAATACTTATATTATTATTACTATAAAGAAGAGGCGCTAAAAGCTATTCAAGATTCAGGTGAAACACGAGGCGAACAAATCGCACGTATTAACCATGATATGCGTGAAGAGCTTAGCCGCATCGACGTTAAAGAAAATCCAGCCACCGCGTTTGATATTTGGATGAAGCATTATCTACGTCGTGAAAATAGCTACATGCAAAATGAATCTCAGCAGGAAAAATTCCACACCAGGGAACCTTTAACGCTGCAGCAATTCATCGAAGAGCCCGACAGCGGCGGCTACGCGGGCGTGGCATTAGATATTCTAGAAGCCGTCAACAGCAATACCACTAAGCGTATTGTGGTATCGCTTTCCAACAACGATACGCTGGATTTCCTGCATCCTGACGATGTTATTGAAATCAGCTGCGATCTCAGCAAAGAGGGATTAAAACCGGTTAAGCCTATCCATGTACCCGAGGCGCAGAAAAATATGATTTCCTGCGTGAAAGAGTATGAACGTCTCGCGGTGCAGGCAATTTTGACTCAGGATAGAACGCTCGCGGTTAAGGCATTGATGGCACATCCGTTGGTCGGATCATGGTCATTGGCTAGAAAGCTGGTTTCCGCCTATTTGCAGGGCCCTCAGTTTAAAAACTGGCACTAG
- a CDS encoding S9 family peptidase, producing MCSWHVSAAELFSPEPLAANLQPPQAKKIPKTIIEHGDRRIDNYFWLRDESRANPNVLRYLQDENRYANAVLEPYSAQYDALYREMVGRMSPEDRSVPYQRNGYRYQDVYLSGKNFAVTQRQPLAGSTVWQTLIDGNLRAAGQAYYRVGGLEISQDNQMMAVAEDTQGRRQYRISLRNLHNGQWLTDVIENTSGNMLWSNDGLTLFYVRNHPQTLVPYQVYHHRVGTPLTQDQLVYQENDGGFYLSLSRSASNRYLLITLSASTSSEVRLLDADQADTPPVLFTARQPNVEYYLDHFNDTFYLRSNRENANFGLYQTNAMGHSWQPLVAPQPNKMIEGFTLFKDWLVVAERSDGLSQIRKINWKSHAEDILPFDDASYMAWLGYNPEPQSDRLRYGYSSMTTPTSTYEWDLASGKRTLLKRQEVKNTQPQDYHSERIWITARDGVKVPVSLVYNKKMFKAKQSPLLVYGYGAYGMSMDPAFSANRLSLLDRGFVFAMIHVRGGGELGQQWYEQGKLANKPNSFNDFIDATHGLVEHGFGQPGRLYAMGGSAGGLLVGAVMNQQPELFNAIVAQVPFVDVVTTLLDDTLPLTLGEYDEWGNPHRLADYQQMKAYSPYDNIKPMRYPNLLVTTGLNDSQVQYWEPAKWIAKLRENQLGTGKILLLTDMQAGHGGKSGRLKRVENTALEYNFILAVDNQR from the coding sequence ATGTGCTCTTGGCACGTATCTGCCGCTGAATTATTTTCTCCTGAGCCACTGGCGGCCAATCTACAGCCGCCGCAGGCGAAGAAAATCCCCAAAACGATCATCGAACATGGCGATCGACGTATCGACAACTATTTTTGGCTGCGTGATGAGAGCCGCGCCAATCCAAACGTGTTACGCTATTTGCAAGATGAAAATCGTTATGCCAACGCGGTATTAGAACCGTATTCCGCACAGTACGACGCCTTATATCGCGAGATGGTCGGCCGCATGAGCCCTGAAGATCGCTCCGTGCCTTATCAACGTAACGGCTATCGCTATCAGGACGTGTATCTGTCAGGTAAAAATTTTGCCGTGACTCAGCGCCAGCCGCTGGCGGGCAGCACCGTGTGGCAAACGCTGATTGATGGAAATCTGCGTGCGGCAGGCCAAGCTTACTATCGCGTAGGTGGGCTGGAGATCAGCCAAGATAATCAGATGATGGCCGTTGCCGAAGATACCCAAGGCCGACGCCAATACCGTATTTCGCTGCGAAATTTACATAACGGACAGTGGCTCACCGACGTTATCGAAAACACATCAGGCAATATGCTTTGGTCAAATGATGGACTTACCCTATTTTATGTCCGCAATCATCCACAAACGCTGGTGCCGTATCAGGTTTACCACCACCGCGTCGGCACGCCGCTAACACAAGATCAACTGGTTTATCAGGAAAATGACGGCGGTTTTTATCTTAGCCTGTCACGCTCGGCATCTAACCGCTACTTGCTAATAACCCTAAGCGCCAGCACGTCGTCTGAAGTGCGTTTATTAGATGCTGACCAAGCGGATACGCCGCCCGTATTATTTACCGCACGCCAGCCAAACGTTGAATATTATCTGGATCACTTCAACGACACGTTTTATCTGCGCTCCAACCGTGAAAATGCCAATTTTGGTTTATACCAAACCAACGCGATGGGTCATTCATGGCAGCCGTTAGTTGCCCCACAACCCAATAAAATGATCGAAGGTTTTACCTTATTCAAAGATTGGCTAGTCGTAGCTGAACGCAGTGATGGCCTGAGCCAGATACGCAAAATCAACTGGAAATCTCACGCCGAAGACATCTTGCCCTTCGACGATGCCAGCTATATGGCGTGGTTAGGCTATAACCCTGAGCCACAGTCCGATCGTTTACGCTACGGCTATTCGTCGATGACGACGCCAACGAGCACCTACGAATGGGATTTAGCCAGCGGCAAACGCACGCTGCTTAAGCGTCAGGAAGTGAAAAATACCCAGCCACAGGACTATCACAGCGAGCGAATTTGGATCACCGCACGCGACGGCGTGAAAGTACCGGTATCCTTGGTTTACAACAAAAAAATGTTCAAGGCCAAACAAAGTCCGTTACTGGTTTATGGCTATGGCGCCTACGGTATGAGTATGGATCCCGCCTTCAGCGCGAATCGTCTTAGCCTACTGGATCGCGGTTTCGTTTTCGCCATGATTCACGTTCGCGGCGGCGGCGAGCTCGGTCAGCAATGGTATGAACAGGGAAAACTGGCGAATAAGCCCAACAGTTTCAATGACTTTATCGATGCAACACACGGCTTGGTGGAACACGGTTTTGGTCAGCCTGGTCGGCTGTATGCCATGGGCGGCAGCGCCGGAGGGCTATTGGTTGGCGCGGTCATGAATCAACAGCCGGAGCTATTTAACGCCATTGTTGCACAGGTTCCTTTTGTTGACGTCGTCACCACCCTGCTTGATGACACCCTCCCCCTCACGCTCGGTGAATATGATGAATGGGGAAATCCACATCGGCTGGCTGATTATCAGCAAATGAAGGCCTACAGCCCCTACGACAATATAAAGCCTATGCGCTATCCCAACTTATTAGTGACCACCGGCCTCAACGATTCGCAGGTGCAATATTGGGAACCTGCAAAATGGATTGCCAAACTGCGAGAGAATCAATTAGGAACCGGAAAAATATTATTACTGACCGATATGCAGGCTGGACACGGCGGTAAATCAGGTCGGCTCAAGCGAGTAGAAAATACCGCGCTGGAATATAACTTTATTCTGGCCGTAGATAATCAACGCTGA
- a CDS encoding energy transducer TonB — MDILYNAQPKWGRWFIFALAVHGTLLAALVWRPSDATPPYQPPPAVMLQWAETIQAPASPTPLPIGIAQQQSAAAEEKQQVKDKAQPKLVVAKEAIIEVAKQKKSADGEKKKPRPINKIKDQTSDASHAAIASNAAPQANTLSPNIAAPFNSDATKRNSEKVSWESLVKGHLNRYKKYPLDARRRARTGLAVVTFTVNAAGFVQGNQLYASSGTISLDREAVEVLERAQPLPKPPAEILNGGLYSVRMPINFDLAELKQQ; from the coding sequence ATGGATATTCTCTATAACGCACAGCCTAAATGGGGCCGCTGGTTTATCTTCGCGCTGGCGGTTCATGGCACACTTTTAGCGGCATTAGTTTGGCGTCCATCGGATGCCACTCCGCCCTATCAACCGCCTCCGGCGGTAATGCTGCAGTGGGCTGAAACCATCCAAGCGCCTGCTTCCCCTACGCCGTTGCCGATTGGCATTGCTCAACAGCAGTCAGCGGCGGCAGAGGAAAAACAACAGGTTAAGGATAAAGCGCAGCCAAAGCTGGTGGTAGCAAAAGAAGCCATCATAGAGGTGGCAAAGCAGAAAAAATCGGCTGACGGAGAAAAGAAAAAGCCGCGCCCGATAAATAAGATTAAAGATCAAACCAGCGATGCCAGCCATGCCGCCATAGCCAGCAACGCAGCACCTCAGGCAAATACGCTATCACCCAACATTGCGGCACCGTTCAACAGCGATGCCACCAAGCGTAATAGCGAAAAAGTTTCGTGGGAAAGCTTGGTTAAGGGTCATCTAAACCGATATAAAAAGTATCCCCTTGATGCCCGCCGACGCGCTCGTACTGGCCTCGCCGTGGTGACGTTCACCGTAAATGCGGCAGGTTTCGTGCAGGGTAATCAGCTCTATGCCTCATCCGGCACCATTTCGTTGGATCGTGAGGCGGTCGAAGTGTTAGAGCGAGCCCAGCCGCTGCCAAAACCACCGGCGGAAATATTAAACGGCGGACTTTATAGCGTAAGAATGCCGATCAACTTTGATTTAGCGGAATTAAAACAGCAGTAA